The Pseudomonas sp. R4-35-07 genome contains a region encoding:
- a CDS encoding Zn-dependent hydrolase gives MNSFAQPLTSNAPLIDRDRLWQSLMDLARLGATAKGGVCRLALTDLDRQARDLFVQWCEAAGCSVTVDAIGNIFARRAGRNSALPPVMTGSHIDTQPTGGKFDGCYGVMAGLEVIRTLNDLQIETEAPIEVVVWTNEEGSRFPPCMMGSGVFAGKFDLQDTLDKQDEHGLSVGAELQRIGYAGSRPVLGHPVGAYFEAHIEQGPVLEDQATTIGVVMGCLGQKWFDLTLTGVEAHAGPTPMHLRKDALVGAAEVVSAVNRIAHQQQPHACGTVGCLSLHPGSRNVIPGQVHMTLDLRHLHADKLHAMVDEVRGVIEASAARHGLTFELTPTADFPPLDFNPTCVNAVRDGAKALGLSHMDIVSGAGHDAIFVAELGPAGMIFVPCEGGISHNEIENAAPDDLAAGCAVLLRAMVNAAQGAQP, from the coding sequence ATGAACAGCTTTGCGCAACCGCTAACCAGCAACGCCCCGCTGATCGATCGCGACCGCCTGTGGCAATCCTTGATGGACCTGGCCCGGCTTGGCGCCACGGCCAAAGGCGGCGTGTGCCGCCTGGCCCTGACCGACCTGGACCGCCAGGCCCGTGACCTGTTCGTGCAGTGGTGCGAGGCCGCCGGGTGCAGCGTGACTGTGGACGCCATCGGCAATATCTTTGCCCGTCGCGCCGGGCGCAATTCCGCCCTGCCCCCGGTGATGACCGGCAGCCACATCGACACCCAGCCCACCGGCGGCAAGTTCGATGGCTGCTACGGGGTGATGGCCGGCCTGGAAGTGATCCGCACCCTGAACGACCTGCAGATCGAAACCGAAGCCCCCATCGAAGTGGTGGTGTGGACCAACGAAGAAGGCTCGCGCTTCCCGCCGTGCATGATGGGCTCCGGGGTATTCGCCGGTAAGTTCGACCTGCAGGACACCCTCGATAAACAGGACGAACATGGCCTGTCGGTGGGCGCAGAATTGCAGCGCATCGGTTATGCCGGCTCCCGCCCTGTACTGGGCCATCCGGTGGGCGCGTATTTCGAGGCGCATATCGAACAGGGCCCGGTGCTGGAGGACCAGGCCACCACCATCGGCGTGGTGATGGGTTGCCTGGGCCAGAAATGGTTCGACCTGACCCTTACCGGCGTCGAAGCCCATGCCGGGCCGACGCCGATGCACCTGCGCAAGGACGCCCTGGTGGGCGCCGCCGAGGTGGTCAGCGCAGTCAACCGCATCGCCCATCAGCAGCAGCCTCACGCCTGCGGCACCGTCGGGTGCCTGAGCCTGCACCCCGGCTCACGCAATGTGATTCCCGGCCAGGTGCACATGACCCTCGACCTGCGCCACCTGCATGCGGACAAGCTGCACGCCATGGTCGACGAAGTGCGCGGCGTGATCGAAGCCAGCGCCGCCCGGCACGGCTTGACGTTCGAACTGACCCCCACCGCCGACTTCCCGCCTCTGGACTTCAACCCCACCTGCGTGAACGCCGTGCGCGACGGCGCGAAGGCCTTGGGCCTGAGCCATATGGATATCGTCAGCGGCGCCGGGCACGACGCGATCTTCGTCGCCGAACTGGGCCCGGCCGGGATGATCTTTGTGCCGTGTGAAGGCGGCATCAGCCATAACGAAATCGAAAACGCCGCGCCGGATGACCTGGCGGCGGGTTGCGCGGTGCTGCTGCGCGCCATGGTCAATGCCGCACAGGGAGCCCAGCCATGA
- a CDS encoding amidase encodes MSEIGQLTAVQLLQHFRDRSLSPVEVTEDALLRIERYNPQVNAYCHVDPEGALNAARAAEQRWLKGQPCGALDGVPASIKDLTLTMGMPTRKGSRTTSAEGPWDVDAPFTAFMRKAGAVLLGKTTTPEFGWKGVTDNPLYGITRNPWDTRTTAGGSSGGAGAAAALNLGVLHQGSDAGGSIRIPCAFTGTFGIKPTFGYVPQWPASSMTILSHLGPMTRTVEDSVLMLQAVAQPDVRDGLIGAPRTTPWLTPGNDLKGLRVAYSPTLGYVDVDPQVARVVAAAVDGLVQLGAHVEQIDPGFSDPLEVFSTLWAAGAARLTRSMSDAQKQLLDPGLLRIAQRGERLSLDDFNAALEARAALVARMAAFHEHYDVLVSPMMPITAFEAGHTVPPGSGLEEWTQWTPFTYPFNLTQQPAASVPCGLAANGLPVGLHVVGARFADEQVLRVCHAYAKAFPTQHLQAPITGTL; translated from the coding sequence ATGAGCGAAATCGGCCAACTGACGGCGGTGCAACTGCTGCAGCATTTTCGCGACAGGAGCTTGTCGCCGGTGGAGGTCACCGAGGACGCGCTGTTGCGTATCGAGCGCTATAACCCGCAGGTGAATGCCTACTGCCATGTGGACCCGGAAGGTGCGTTGAATGCGGCACGCGCCGCCGAGCAACGCTGGCTCAAAGGCCAGCCCTGCGGCGCGCTGGATGGCGTGCCGGCCTCGATCAAGGACTTGACCTTGACGATGGGCATGCCCACCCGCAAGGGTTCGCGCACCACGTCCGCCGAAGGGCCGTGGGACGTCGATGCACCCTTCACCGCCTTCATGCGCAAGGCCGGCGCGGTGCTGCTGGGCAAGACCACCACCCCGGAGTTCGGCTGGAAAGGCGTCACCGACAACCCGCTGTACGGCATCACGCGCAACCCCTGGGACACCCGCACCACGGCGGGCGGTTCGTCCGGTGGCGCCGGGGCGGCAGCGGCGCTGAACCTCGGCGTGCTGCACCAGGGCAGCGACGCGGGCGGCTCGATCCGGATTCCCTGTGCGTTCACCGGCACCTTTGGCATCAAGCCGACCTTTGGTTATGTGCCGCAATGGCCGGCAAGCTCGATGACGATCCTGTCGCACCTGGGCCCGATGACGCGCACCGTGGAAGACAGCGTACTGATGCTGCAGGCCGTGGCGCAGCCGGACGTGCGGGACGGGCTGATCGGTGCGCCGAGGACCACGCCGTGGCTGACGCCAGGTAACGACCTGAAGGGATTGCGCGTCGCCTACAGCCCCACCTTGGGTTACGTGGATGTCGACCCGCAGGTGGCCAGGGTGGTCGCCGCAGCGGTCGATGGCCTGGTGCAGTTGGGCGCCCATGTCGAACAGATCGACCCCGGTTTCAGCGACCCGTTGGAAGTCTTCAGCACCTTGTGGGCCGCCGGCGCCGCGCGCTTGACTCGCAGCATGAGCGATGCACAAAAACAGCTGCTGGACCCCGGCCTGCTGCGCATCGCGCAACGGGGCGAGCGCTTGAGCCTGGATGATTTCAATGCGGCCCTGGAAGCCCGTGCGGCGCTGGTCGCGCGGATGGCGGCGTTCCATGAGCACTACGACGTGCTGGTGTCACCGATGATGCCGATCACCGCGTTCGAGGCCGGGCATACCGTCCCGCCGGGTTCGGGCCTGGAGGAATGGACGCAGTGGACGCCGTTCACCTACCCCTTCAACCTCACCCAGCAACCGGCCGCGTCGGTGCCGTGCGGGCTGGCGGCGAATGGGCTGCCGGTGGGGCTGCATGTGGTGGGCGCGCGGTTTGCCGATGAGCAGGTGTTGAGGGTGTGCCACGCCTACGCCAAGGCATTCCCCACCCAACACCTGCAAGCCCCAATCACCGGAACACTGTAG
- a CDS encoding LysR family transcriptional regulator, whose amino-acid sequence MDIELARTFLEITRCGSLAAAAEKLHVTQTAITARVKNLENQLGSTLFVRNRAGARLTADGEAFVVYANQLLQTWEAARRDLPLPDGYRNVLHIGGEVSLCNPLMLGWAKALRERIPGHALRTEVREGEYLLRQLELGVLDAALVFQPQYWPGLQVEQVLEEKLILVQLASKPEPYVYIDWGPGFRQQHDAALPDRARAAVSFNLGPLALQYILENGGAGYFRTRVVQSYLDSGVMQRVAKAPEFSFPTYLVYSRARDSAVLQQALTLLREVVKAEGDWSQRWDPLI is encoded by the coding sequence ATGGACATCGAACTGGCACGCACCTTCCTCGAAATCACCCGCTGCGGCAGCCTGGCCGCGGCGGCGGAGAAATTGCACGTCACCCAGACCGCCATTACCGCACGGGTGAAAAACCTGGAAAACCAGCTGGGCAGTACGCTGTTCGTGCGCAATCGCGCCGGGGCCAGGCTGACCGCCGATGGCGAGGCCTTCGTGGTGTACGCCAACCAGTTGCTGCAAACCTGGGAAGCGGCACGCCGTGACCTGCCGTTGCCCGATGGCTATCGCAATGTGCTGCATATCGGCGGCGAAGTCAGCCTGTGCAACCCGTTGATGCTCGGCTGGGCCAAGGCGCTGCGCGAGCGGATACCGGGGCACGCGCTGCGCACTGAAGTGCGTGAAGGCGAGTACCTGTTGCGCCAGTTGGAACTGGGGGTGCTCGACGCCGCGCTGGTGTTCCAGCCGCAGTACTGGCCGGGCTTGCAGGTGGAGCAGGTGCTGGAAGAAAAACTGATCCTGGTGCAACTGGCGAGCAAGCCCGAGCCCTACGTGTATATCGATTGGGGCCCAGGCTTTCGCCAGCAGCACGACGCCGCCCTGCCCGACCGGGCACGCGCCGCCGTGAGTTTCAACCTGGGGCCGCTGGCGTTGCAGTACATCCTCGAGAACGGCGGCGCCGGGTATTTCCGCACGCGGGTGGTGCAGAGTTACCTGGACAGCGGCGTGATGCAGCGCGTGGCCAAGGCGCCGGAGTTCAGTTTCCCGACTTACCTGGTGTACTCGCGGGCACGGGACTCGGCGGTGCTGCAGCAGGCATTGACGCTGTTGCGCGAGGTGGTCAAGGCCGAAGGTGATTGGTCGCAACGCTGGGACCCGCTGATTTGA
- a CDS encoding LacI family DNA-binding transcriptional regulator, whose amino-acid sequence MNKKKSVTISDIAKRVGMTTITVSRALSKPDLVKPATLARILEVARELDYVPNAFARGLKRSESLIIGVITASVDNPFYSEMIKAISREAKKHGYTIMLVDTDELEELESKAVDTLLGYRVAGIILSPVSDEPSYQPDYLERLGNGKTPVVLLDRTLHDSPFSRVVLDNYHSGIQAAQYLLRQTPNLERLLVLTGPEHSRITVERLKGLREVLAGHPQVQVEVQAGDYTLMPSYLHTLDYLAAHSAPDAIMGFNQLITLGALRALRMHNIAHDSLTICGIDRLPFADIFGVPIACVAHDASLAGSSAVRLLLDRLQDPHKPRDKVVIAGQLENG is encoded by the coding sequence ATGAACAAGAAAAAGTCCGTCACCATCAGCGACATCGCCAAACGGGTGGGCATGACCACCATCACCGTGTCCCGGGCGCTGAGCAAACCTGACCTGGTCAAACCCGCCACCCTGGCGCGCATTCTGGAAGTGGCGCGCGAGCTCGACTACGTGCCCAACGCCTTCGCGCGCGGGCTCAAGCGCAGTGAAAGCCTGATCATCGGTGTGATCACCGCGTCGGTAGACAACCCGTTCTACAGCGAGATGATCAAGGCGATTTCCCGCGAAGCGAAAAAACACGGCTACACCATCATGCTGGTGGACACCGATGAGCTGGAAGAACTGGAAAGCAAGGCCGTCGATACCCTGCTGGGGTATCGCGTGGCAGGGATCATCCTGTCGCCGGTCTCCGATGAGCCGAGCTACCAGCCCGACTATCTCGAGCGCCTGGGCAACGGCAAGACGCCGGTGGTGCTGCTTGACCGCACGCTGCATGACAGCCCATTCAGCCGCGTGGTGCTCGACAACTACCACAGCGGCATCCAGGCCGCGCAGTACCTGTTGCGCCAAACCCCGAACCTTGAGCGCCTGCTGGTGCTGACCGGCCCCGAGCACTCGCGCATCACCGTGGAGCGCCTCAAGGGCCTGCGCGAAGTGCTCGCCGGACATCCCCAGGTGCAGGTCGAAGTGCAAGCCGGGGACTACACGTTGATGCCGTCCTACCTGCACACCCTCGACTACCTCGCCGCGCACTCGGCGCCGGACGCGATCATGGGCTTCAACCAGTTGATCACCCTCGGCGCCCTGCGCGCGTTGCGCATGCACAACATCGCCCATGACAGCCTGACCATCTGCGGCATCGACCGCCTGCCCTTCGCCGATATTTTCGGTGTGCCCATCGCCTGTGTGGCCCACGACGCATCCCTGGCTGGCAGCAGCGCGGTGCGCCTGCTGCTTGATCGCCTGCAAGACCCGCACAAACCACGGGACAAGGTGGTTATTGCCGGGCAGCTGGAGAACGGCTAG
- a CDS encoding SDR family oxidoreductase, which translates to MQASFDFTRHRILVTGASSGIGREIARQLILSGAEVFALGRDAQALAELGCHTLSLDIADSAALDKALQDLPPLHGLVNCAGISRLEPAVSISAAAFDQVMNVNARAAAQVASRVAARMIEASIAGSIVNVSSQASLVALDDHLGYCASKAALDAITRVQCAEWGRFGIRVNSVNPTVTLTPMATMAWSDPAKRDPALAAIPLGRFALTVEVALPVLFLLSDAASMISGVSLPIDGGYTSR; encoded by the coding sequence ATGCAGGCCAGCTTTGACTTCACCCGTCACCGTATCCTCGTCACCGGCGCCAGCAGTGGCATCGGTCGCGAGATCGCCCGGCAGCTCATCCTCAGCGGCGCTGAAGTATTCGCCCTGGGCCGCGATGCTCAAGCTTTGGCCGAATTAGGCTGCCATACCCTGAGCCTGGATATCGCCGACAGCGCGGCCCTCGATAAAGCATTGCAAGACTTGCCGCCCCTGCACGGCCTGGTCAACTGTGCCGGCATTTCACGCCTGGAGCCCGCCGTTTCCATCAGCGCTGCGGCCTTCGACCAGGTGATGAACGTCAACGCCCGCGCCGCTGCGCAGGTGGCCAGCCGTGTCGCGGCGAGGATGATCGAGGCGAGCATCGCCGGCAGTATCGTCAACGTGTCCAGCCAAGCCTCGCTGGTGGCCCTGGATGATCACCTCGGCTACTGCGCCTCCAAGGCCGCGCTGGATGCGATCACCCGCGTGCAGTGCGCTGAATGGGGCCGCTTCGGCATTCGCGTCAACAGCGTCAACCCCACCGTCACGCTCACGCCGATGGCGACCATGGCCTGGTCGGATCCGGCCAAGCGCGATCCGGCGCTGGCCGCGATTCCCCTCGGCCGTTTTGCGCTAACCGTGGAAGTGGCGTTGCCCGTGCTGTTCCTGCTCAGCGATGCCGCCAGTATGATCAGCGGCGTGAGCCTGCCCATCGATGGTGGCTATACCAGCCGCTAG
- a CDS encoding FGGY-family carbohydrate kinase, whose translation MDYVIGVDIGTQSTKALLVDAHGTLIAQHSQGYRVDTPKVRWAEQWPQVWLAAVEACVAQCMVKAGVEKVQVKALCISSLYGGSGIAVDAQITPLHPCLIWMDRRAGEQVQWVREHMDLERLFAVTGNSVDSYYGFTKMLWLKQYRPEVWANTHYLLPPNSYINWCLTGALAVDHSSAGNIGGVYDVAARNWSGEMLDALGIPHSMMPERLVYSGEVVGGLLEDWAARLGLQAGTPVLAGGVDAAMATLAAGVTQPGNHVAMIGTSMCWGYLNQQVDAHHGLVSMPHVYNGHRDLYIFGGAITAGASVSWFREQFCQAEEQQARATGQDSLALLEQGAMAIPAGSEGLLFLPYLMGERSPVWDDRASGSFVGLNLYHTRLHLYRAVLEGVSFALRHNIEAGTQGAHSLDPRLIVVGGASHSDLWMQIIADVTRYPVYTLVQEVEAALGAALLAAHTVGMVSDGQMDKGWVQLTLRAQPKRENVAIYDQGFTEYLKLYPALKPIMHTLQAT comes from the coding sequence ATGGACTACGTGATCGGGGTCGACATCGGAACCCAGAGCACCAAGGCGCTGCTGGTGGATGCCCACGGCACGCTCATCGCCCAGCACAGCCAGGGGTATCGCGTGGATACCCCGAAAGTGCGCTGGGCCGAGCAATGGCCGCAGGTCTGGTTGGCGGCGGTCGAGGCGTGCGTGGCGCAGTGCATGGTCAAGGCCGGTGTGGAGAAGGTGCAGGTCAAGGCGCTGTGCATCAGCAGCCTGTATGGCGGTTCGGGGATTGCGGTGGATGCGCAGATCACCCCGTTGCACCCGTGCCTGATCTGGATGGACCGGCGCGCTGGCGAGCAGGTGCAGTGGGTGCGTGAGCACATGGACCTGGAGCGGCTGTTCGCGGTCACCGGGAATTCGGTGGACAGTTACTACGGCTTCACCAAGATGCTCTGGCTCAAGCAGTATCGGCCTGAGGTGTGGGCCAATACGCACTATTTGCTGCCGCCCAACAGCTACATCAACTGGTGCCTGACCGGCGCGCTGGCGGTGGACCACAGCAGCGCCGGCAATATCGGCGGTGTCTACGATGTGGCTGCGCGCAATTGGTCGGGCGAGATGCTCGATGCGCTGGGCATCCCGCACTCGATGATGCCCGAGCGGTTGGTGTATTCCGGTGAAGTGGTGGGCGGTCTGCTGGAAGACTGGGCCGCCCGCCTGGGCTTGCAGGCAGGCACGCCGGTGCTCGCCGGTGGCGTGGATGCGGCCATGGCGACCCTGGCCGCAGGCGTCACCCAACCGGGCAACCATGTGGCGATGATCGGCACCAGCATGTGCTGGGGCTACCTCAACCAGCAGGTCGACGCGCACCACGGGTTGGTGAGCATGCCTCACGTCTATAACGGCCATCGCGACCTGTACATCTTCGGCGGCGCGATCACCGCCGGGGCGTCGGTCAGCTGGTTTCGCGAGCAGTTCTGCCAGGCCGAGGAGCAACAGGCCCGGGCCACCGGCCAGGACAGCCTGGCGCTGCTGGAACAGGGCGCGATGGCGATCCCGGCTGGCAGCGAGGGCCTGCTGTTCCTGCCGTACCTGATGGGGGAGCGCAGCCCGGTATGGGATGACCGCGCCAGTGGCAGTTTTGTCGGGTTGAACCTGTATCACACGCGCCTGCACCTGTACCGCGCCGTGCTCGAAGGGGTGAGTTTTGCCCTGCGCCACAACATCGAAGCCGGCACCCAGGGCGCGCATTCCCTGGACCCGCGTTTGATCGTGGTGGGCGGTGCGAGCCATTCGGATCTGTGGATGCAAATCATCGCGGATGTGACGCGCTACCCGGTGTACACCCTTGTCCAGGAAGTCGAAGCAGCGCTCGGGGCCGCGTTGTTGGCGGCGCATACGGTGGGGATGGTCAGTGATGGGCAGATGGACAAGGGCTGGGTGCAGTTGACGCTGCGCGCACAGCCCAAGCGCGAGAACGTCGCGATCTACGACCAGGGGTTTACCGAATATCTAAAGCTGTACCCAGCCCTGAAACCGATCATGCACACCCTGCAAGCTACCTGA
- a CDS encoding alcohol dehydrogenase catalytic domain-containing protein gives MDKHTEMQAVVCHGPKDYRLERIGKPRARANELVIRIAACGICASDCKCHSGAAMFWGGDNPWVKAPVVPGHEFFGYVVEAGEGAEEHFEVAVGDKVIAEQIVPCAKCRFCKSGKYWMCEVHNIFGFQREVAEGGMAQYMRIPKTAIVHRIPESVSLEDSALVEPMACSIHTVNRGDIQLDDVVVIAGAGTLGLCMVQVAALKTPKKLVVIDMVDERLALAKKFGADVVINPSRDNAREIINGLTDKYGCDVYIETTGVPAGVTQGLDLIRKLGRFVEFSVFGAETSVDWSIIGDRKELDVRGAHLGPYCYPIAIDLFERGLVTSQGIVTHDFPLDDFAEAFELANSTKSIKVLLKPVL, from the coding sequence ATGGACAAGCACACAGAGATGCAAGCCGTCGTCTGCCACGGCCCGAAAGACTACCGCCTGGAGCGCATCGGCAAACCCCGGGCGCGCGCCAATGAACTGGTGATCCGTATCGCCGCGTGCGGTATCTGCGCCAGCGACTGCAAGTGCCATTCCGGCGCGGCGATGTTCTGGGGCGGCGACAACCCCTGGGTCAAGGCGCCGGTGGTGCCGGGCCACGAATTTTTCGGCTATGTGGTGGAGGCGGGCGAGGGCGCCGAGGAACACTTCGAAGTGGCGGTGGGGGACAAGGTGATCGCCGAGCAGATCGTGCCGTGCGCCAAGTGCCGTTTCTGCAAGTCGGGCAAATACTGGATGTGCGAAGTGCACAACATCTTCGGCTTCCAGCGTGAAGTCGCCGAGGGCGGCATGGCGCAGTACATGCGCATTCCCAAGACCGCCATCGTGCACCGGATTCCCGAGTCAGTGTCGCTGGAAGACTCGGCGCTGGTCGAGCCGATGGCCTGCTCGATCCACACGGTCAACCGTGGCGATATCCAGCTCGATGACGTGGTGGTGATTGCCGGCGCCGGTACCCTGGGCCTGTGCATGGTGCAGGTGGCGGCGCTGAAGACGCCGAAGAAACTGGTGGTGATCGACATGGTGGACGAGCGCCTGGCGTTGGCGAAGAAGTTCGGTGCCGATGTGGTGATCAATCCGTCCCGCGACAACGCCCGCGAGATCATCAACGGCCTTACTGATAAATACGGCTGCGACGTGTACATCGAGACCACCGGCGTACCGGCCGGCGTCACCCAGGGCCTGGACCTGATCCGCAAGCTCGGGCGTTTCGTCGAGTTCAGCGTGTTCGGCGCCGAGACCAGCGTGGACTGGTCGATCATCGGCGACCGCAAGGAGCTGGACGTACGCGGCGCCCACCTCGGCCCGTATTGCTACCCGATTGCCATCGACCTGTTCGAACGCGGCCTGGTCACCTCCCAGGGCATCGTGACCCATGACTTCCCGCTGGATGACTTTGCCGAAGCCTTCGAGCTGGCCAACTCCACGAAGTCGATCAAGGTCTTGTTGAAGCCGGTGCTCTGA
- a CDS encoding ABC transporter permease → MQQGAPVNTSINLAGSGRLRLNLARLLRSPAFYPFVGLVVVTLVMILASDTFLTASNLSNIARQVSINAIIAVGMTCVILTGGIDLSVGPVMALSGTLTAGLMVAGVPPGLAIGAGMLVGVAFGIGNGLFVAYLHMPPIIVTLATMGIARGFGLMYTDGYPISGLPEWFAVFGRASVWGIQVPILIMLLTYLAAYVLLQHTRIGRYIYAIGGNEEAVRLSGVRAARFKLLVYGISGLTAAIAGLVLTSRLMSGQPNAGVSFELDAIAAVVLGGASIAGGRGVIVGTLLGAMLLGVLNNGLNMLGVSPYVQSVIKGAIILLAIFISRQRHR, encoded by the coding sequence ATGCAACAGGGGGCTCCAGTGAATACGTCCATTAACCTTGCAGGCAGCGGCCGGTTGCGCCTGAACCTGGCACGGCTGCTGCGCTCGCCGGCGTTTTATCCCTTCGTCGGGCTGGTGGTGGTGACCCTGGTGATGATCCTGGCCAGCGACACCTTTCTCACCGCCAGCAACCTGTCGAACATCGCCCGTCAGGTATCGATCAACGCGATTATCGCGGTGGGCATGACCTGCGTGATTCTCACCGGCGGCATCGATCTGTCGGTGGGGCCGGTGATGGCGTTGTCCGGCACGCTCACGGCCGGCTTGATGGTCGCGGGTGTGCCGCCGGGCCTGGCCATCGGCGCGGGGATGCTGGTGGGGGTGGCGTTCGGCATCGGCAACGGCCTGTTCGTGGCCTACCTGCATATGCCGCCGATCATCGTGACCCTGGCAACCATGGGCATCGCCCGTGGGTTCGGGCTGATGTACACCGACGGCTACCCGATTTCCGGGCTGCCGGAGTGGTTCGCGGTCTTCGGCCGCGCCAGCGTGTGGGGCATCCAGGTGCCGATCCTGATCATGCTGCTCACCTACCTGGCGGCTTATGTGCTGCTGCAGCACACGCGCATCGGTCGCTACATCTACGCCATCGGCGGCAATGAAGAGGCGGTGCGCTTGTCCGGGGTGCGGGCGGCGCGCTTCAAGTTGCTGGTGTACGGCATCAGCGGCCTCACCGCCGCGATTGCCGGGCTGGTGCTGACGTCGCGCTTGATGAGCGGCCAGCCGAATGCTGGCGTGTCGTTCGAGCTGGATGCGATTGCCGCCGTGGTACTGGGCGGGGCATCGATTGCCGGTGGGCGCGGAGTGATCGTCGGCACGCTGCTGGGCGCCATGCTGCTCGGCGTATTGAACAACGGCCTGAACATGCTCGGCGTCTCGCCTTACGTGCAGAGCGTGATCAAGGGCGCAATCATTTTGCTGGCGATCTTTATCAGCCGTCAGCGCCATCGATGA
- a CDS encoding sugar ABC transporter ATP-binding protein has protein sequence MSSLLKLENICKRYPGVQALTSINLQVERGEIHALLGENGAGKSTLMKILGGVEHQDEGQILIDGQARQFATYRDAIAAGIGIVFQEFSLIPYLTAVENIFLGHELSNRFGLLRKRDMREACEALFKRLGVSINLDCAVKHLSVAEQQFVEIAKALALDARLLVLDEPTATLTPSEAELLFEIMRELKRQGVAVIFISHHLEEIFQVCDRISVLRDGANVGVTDVADSDIDRLVEMMVGRRLACGFPPKPTTERGPLLLEVKDIQLVRNGPHNRFNLHQGEILGFAGLVGSGRTELALGMMGALPSVSKDVWLRGAKVSLDDPAQALAHGIGLLPESRKSEGLITDFSIRENISLNNLTKYQNATGLIDKARECASVEALMRQLSIKAPSAESRVFNLSGGNQQKVVIARWINHHCDVLVFDEPTRGIDVGAKAQIYALMRSLTEQGYAIIMISSELPEVIGMCDRVAVFHKGAIVKVLEASAVNPQEVMRHATGGSSEYVH, from the coding sequence ATGAGCAGTCTTCTGAAGCTGGAAAATATCTGTAAGCGTTACCCGGGGGTACAAGCCCTCACGTCCATCAACCTGCAAGTGGAGCGCGGCGAAATCCACGCGTTGCTCGGGGAAAATGGAGCGGGCAAATCCACCCTGATGAAAATCCTCGGCGGCGTCGAGCATCAAGATGAAGGGCAGATCCTGATCGACGGCCAGGCCCGGCAATTCGCGACCTACCGGGACGCGATTGCCGCCGGCATCGGCATCGTGTTCCAGGAGTTCAGCCTGATTCCCTACCTCACGGCCGTGGAAAACATCTTTCTCGGCCATGAGCTGAGCAACCGCTTCGGCCTGTTGCGCAAGCGCGACATGCGTGAGGCCTGCGAAGCGCTGTTCAAGCGCCTGGGTGTGTCGATCAACCTTGATTGCGCGGTCAAGCACCTGAGCGTGGCCGAGCAGCAGTTCGTCGAAATCGCCAAGGCCCTGGCCCTGGACGCGCGCTTGCTGGTGCTCGATGAACCCACCGCGACGCTGACCCCCAGCGAAGCCGAGTTGCTGTTCGAGATCATGCGCGAGCTCAAGCGCCAGGGCGTGGCGGTGATCTTTATCTCGCACCATCTGGAAGAAATTTTCCAGGTGTGCGACCGCATCAGCGTGCTGCGCGACGGCGCTAACGTGGGCGTCACCGATGTGGCCGACAGCGACATCGACCGCTTGGTCGAAATGATGGTCGGCCGCCGCCTGGCCTGCGGTTTCCCGCCCAAACCCACCACCGAACGCGGGCCGTTGCTGCTGGAGGTCAAGGACATTCAGCTGGTGCGTAATGGCCCGCATAACCGCTTCAACCTCCACCAGGGTGAAATCCTCGGCTTTGCCGGCCTCGTCGGTTCCGGCCGCACCGAGCTGGCCCTGGGCATGATGGGCGCGCTGCCCTCGGTGAGCAAAGACGTATGGCTGCGCGGCGCAAAGGTCAGCCTCGACGACCCGGCCCAGGCACTCGCCCATGGCATCGGCCTGCTGCCGGAGAGCCGCAAGAGCGAAGGGCTGATCACTGACTTCAGCATTCGCGAAAATATCTCGCTGAATAACCTGACCAAATACCAGAACGCCACGGGCCTGATCGACAAGGCCAGGGAATGTGCCAGCGTCGAAGCCCTGATGCGCCAGCTGTCGATCAAGGCGCCCAGCGCTGAAAGCCGAGTGTTCAACCTCAGCGGCGGCAACCAGCAGAAAGTCGTGATCGCCCGCTGGATCAACCACCACTGCGACGTGCTGGTGTTCGACGAACCCACCCGTGGCATCGATGTAGGGGCCAAGGCGCAGATCTACGCGCTGATGCGCAGCCTGACCGAACAGGGCTACGCGATCATCATGATTTCCTCCGAGCTGCCCGAAGTCATCGGCATGTGCGACCGCGTCGCGGTGTTCCACAAGGGCGCGATCGTCAAGGTGCTGGAAGCGTCCGCCGTCAATCCTCAAGAGGTCATGCGCCATGCAACAGGGGGCTCCAGTGAATACGTCCATTAA